In Francisella hispaniensis FSC454, a genomic segment contains:
- a CDS encoding protein adenylyltransferase SelO has protein sequence MIDFKYTYSHLSEQFYSPQTVYKYPNARLLILNDCLATELGLDLANKSEQQLLEILLGYSSQRPISQAYAGHQFGNFTMLGDGRAILIGEYKKPNGELVDFHLKGAGLTKFSRGGDGKAALAPMLREYIVSEAMYNLGIPTSRILAVITTGENIQRNQLQQGAIAVRVASSHIRVGTFQYAAMLGENYSQELLDYTITRHNIPYNDNKALSLLDYVIDKQTSLITQWERVGFIHGVMNTDNMTISGETIDYGPCAFMDSYDPDTVFSSIDRDGRYAFANQASIAGWNIARLAESLLKLISADEEEAIKLAQDKLQSYSEIYKDKWKKMFLAKLGFSIDKACHDEMISDLLIEMFKSKLDYTNTFYNLTYKNFVELKDSGLGEWLDKYTLDNQINFANMKKINPVIIPRNHQVEKALKSAKDAKLGNLYNLVAALKTPYEFNNLTKSYMTEPTEEEKVRFTFCGT, from the coding sequence ATGATTGATTTTAAATACACTTATAGTCACTTATCAGAGCAGTTCTACTCACCCCAAACAGTATACAAATATCCTAATGCAAGATTACTAATTTTAAATGATTGTTTAGCCACAGAATTAGGTCTAGATTTAGCCAATAAATCAGAACAGCAATTATTAGAGATTCTTTTAGGTTACAGTAGTCAAAGACCAATTTCACAAGCTTATGCTGGACATCAGTTTGGTAATTTTACAATGTTAGGCGATGGACGTGCTATATTAATTGGCGAATATAAAAAGCCAAATGGTGAGCTGGTTGATTTTCATCTAAAAGGAGCAGGATTAACAAAGTTTTCACGCGGTGGAGATGGTAAAGCAGCTTTAGCACCAATGCTTAGAGAATATATAGTTAGTGAAGCTATGTATAATTTAGGTATACCAACTAGTCGTATCTTAGCTGTTATAACCACGGGTGAAAATATTCAAAGAAACCAGCTACAACAAGGTGCAATAGCTGTTAGAGTTGCTAGTAGCCATATAAGGGTTGGTACTTTTCAGTATGCAGCAATGCTTGGTGAGAATTATAGTCAGGAGTTATTAGACTATACAATTACAAGACATAATATTCCCTATAATGATAATAAGGCTTTGAGTCTACTTGATTATGTAATTGATAAACAAACAAGTTTAATAACACAGTGGGAAAGAGTTGGTTTTATTCATGGTGTGATGAATACCGACAATATGACCATTTCAGGAGAAACTATAGATTATGGTCCTTGCGCATTTATGGATAGTTATGATCCTGATACAGTTTTTAGCTCGATTGATCGTGACGGCAGATATGCTTTTGCCAATCAAGCATCAATCGCTGGATGGAATATTGCAAGGTTAGCGGAAAGTTTATTGAAACTTATTTCAGCAGATGAAGAAGAGGCAATTAAATTGGCTCAAGATAAATTGCAAAGCTATTCGGAAATCTATAAGGATAAATGGAAAAAAATGTTTCTTGCTAAGCTAGGATTTAGTATTGATAAAGCATGTCATGATGAAATGATTTCAGATTTACTTATAGAGATGTTTAAATCTAAACTAGACTATACTAACACCTTTTATAATTTAACTTATAAAAATTTTGTAGAATTAAAAGATAGTGGTTTAGGAGAATGGTTAGACAAATATACGCTCGATAATCAAATAAATTTTGCAAATATGAAGAAGATAAATCCCGTAATTATTCCTCGCAATCATCAAGTAGAGAAAGCACTTAAGTCTGCTAAAGATGCTAAGCTTGGTAATTTATATAATCTTGTAGCAGCACTTAAAACACCTTATGAATTTAATAATCTAACTAAGAGCTATATGACAGAGCCGACCGAAGAAGAAAAAGTTAGATTTACTTTTTGTGGTACTTAA
- a CDS encoding rubredoxin → MEYRKYICIVCGLIYDEAEGWPEDGIEPGTRWEDVPEDWECPDCGVSKDEFELLEE, encoded by the coding sequence ATGGAATATAGAAAATACATTTGTATCGTTTGTGGTTTGATTTATGATGAAGCTGAGGGATGGCCAGAAGATGGTATAGAACCAGGTACCAGATGGGAAGATGTCCCTGAGGATTGGGAATGTCCTGACTGTGGTGTTAGTAAAGATGAGTTTGAACTTCTAGAAGAATAA
- a CDS encoding 1-aminocyclopropane-1-carboxylate deaminase, translating to MLSLFQQISFENKDFIVMRDDLSHPIFSGNKARKLAYILNNPDKYFNIDTIVSFGGNQSNFMLALSQLAKLKGWSFHYWIKPLPKFLEQTKNGNLKLALDNGMQLFETTSHLNLENIKANYHIDSSLYFFDQGGRNPNAEQGIAECAKEIKKYCQKNNIDDYSVVIASGTGTTALYLEKYLPNKVYTIPCVGSSDYLKEQFASIDAELAQPKIISPNFKNNFGQLDIANYNIYLKLLRETKIEFDLLYDPIAWRTLLVKYHRLPKPIIYIHCGGVSGNQTMLTRYQRFSQ from the coding sequence ATGTTATCCCTATTTCAGCAAATATCTTTTGAAAATAAAGATTTTATCGTAATGCGGGATGACCTAAGTCACCCTATCTTTTCAGGTAACAAAGCTAGAAAACTTGCCTATATTTTAAACAATCCTGATAAATACTTTAATATCGACACAATTGTATCTTTTGGTGGCAATCAATCTAACTTTATGTTGGCATTATCACAGCTAGCTAAGCTTAAAGGTTGGAGTTTTCATTACTGGATAAAACCTCTACCTAAGTTTCTTGAACAAACTAAAAATGGTAACTTAAAGCTAGCATTAGATAACGGTATGCAGCTATTTGAAACCACAAGCCACCTAAATTTAGAAAATATAAAAGCAAATTACCATATAGATAGTAGTCTCTATTTTTTTGATCAAGGTGGTAGAAATCCTAATGCAGAACAAGGTATTGCAGAATGTGCTAAAGAGATTAAAAAATATTGCCAAAAAAATAATATCGATGACTATAGTGTCGTCATAGCATCTGGTACAGGTACAACAGCGCTATATCTTGAGAAATATCTGCCAAATAAAGTCTACACAATCCCATGTGTCGGTAGTTCAGACTATCTAAAAGAACAATTTGCTAGTATAGATGCTGAATTAGCTCAACCTAAGATTATCTCACCAAATTTTAAAAATAACTTTGGTCAATTAGATATAGCCAACTACAATATTTACCTAAAACTACTTAGAGAAACAAAGATCGAATTTGATTTACTCTATGATCCTATTGCTTGGCGTACTTTATTAGTAAAATATCATCGACTACCAAAACCAATTATATATATCCATTGTGGTGGTGTCAGTGGTAATCAAACGATGTTAACAAGGTATCAAAGGTTTTCACAGTAA
- the ansA gene encoding asparaginase: MKDLKNRGNKKILVLYTGGTIGMVSTEQGYDVKPGYLSETIAGIRDFYHYNMPQFEIKEYDELIDSSNINPRKWLSLALDIIRNYQDYDGFVILHGTDTLAYTASVLSFMLGELQKPVIVTGSQIPISKIRSDAISNILNSLIFACSDDIKEVCVYFNQKLMRGNRTTKISATDFDAFASPNYPALARVGIDIVVRQEKLWQRADTFSQPKLETFAVPKIAILNVFPGMGNDILEAVLEPPLQGLILKTYGAGNMINDPSIHMTLKKANDRGVVIVNCTQCLYGSVKMDAYRAARGLIEAGLVSGYDMTDEAALGKLFYLLSQPNMTQQDVKEAFNVSLQGEVTI, from the coding sequence ATGAAAGATCTTAAAAATCGCGGTAATAAAAAAATTTTAGTCCTATATACTGGTGGTACTATAGGTATGGTTAGTACTGAACAGGGCTATGATGTCAAACCTGGTTATCTTAGCGAGACAATTGCGGGTATTAGAGATTTTTATCATTATAATATGCCGCAATTTGAGATTAAAGAGTACGATGAACTTATAGATTCGTCTAACATTAATCCTAGAAAATGGCTTTCATTAGCTTTAGATATTATTAGAAATTATCAAGATTATGATGGCTTTGTAATTCTACATGGCACAGATACTCTTGCTTATACTGCTTCTGTACTGTCATTTATGCTTGGTGAACTGCAAAAACCAGTAATTGTCACAGGGTCACAAATTCCAATCTCAAAGATTAGATCAGACGCAATATCAAATATTCTTAATAGTCTAATATTTGCTTGTAGTGATGATATCAAAGAAGTATGTGTATATTTCAATCAAAAGCTAATGCGTGGTAACAGGACTACAAAAATATCAGCGACTGATTTTGATGCTTTTGCTTCACCAAACTATCCTGCATTGGCAAGAGTTGGTATAGATATAGTTGTTAGGCAAGAAAAATTATGGCAGCGTGCCGATACCTTTAGTCAACCTAAGTTAGAAACTTTTGCTGTACCAAAAATTGCTATCTTAAATGTCTTTCCTGGTATGGGTAATGATATTTTAGAAGCTGTACTTGAGCCACCATTACAAGGTTTAATTCTTAAGACTTATGGCGCTGGTAATATGATTAATGATCCAAGTATACATATGACACTAAAAAAAGCTAATGATAGAGGTGTTGTGATAGTAAACTGTACGCAGTGTTTGTATGGTAGTGTGAAAATGGATGCTTACAGGGCGGCTAGAGGACTTATTGAAGCAGGTTTGGTTTCTGGTTATGATATGACAGATGAGGCAGCTTTAGGCAAGTTATTTTATTTATTAAGCCAGCCTAATATGACACAGCAAGATGTCAAAGAAGCTTTTAATGTTTCATTACAAGGCGAAGTAACGATATAA
- the rnhA gene encoding ribonuclease HI, with protein sequence MEIFKKKNRVIAYTDGACKGNPGIGGWGAILSYNGIDKEIYGSEKDTTNNRMELMAAIKTLQALKRKCDITIYTDSKYLQNGINEWLANWKANGWKTAAKKEVKNKDLWQELDSLTSKHNVTWSWVRGHSGNAGNEKADELANKAIAELMGK encoded by the coding sequence ATGGAAATTTTCAAAAAGAAAAATAGGGTCATTGCTTATACAGATGGTGCTTGTAAAGGCAATCCTGGAATTGGCGGCTGGGGAGCTATCCTTAGTTATAATGGTATAGATAAAGAGATATATGGTAGTGAAAAAGATACTACAAATAATAGAATGGAGCTAATGGCCGCAATCAAAACGCTCCAAGCTCTAAAAAGAAAGTGTGATATAACAATTTATACTGATTCTAAATATCTTCAAAATGGTATTAACGAATGGTTAGCAAATTGGAAAGCTAATGGTTGGAAAACAGCTGCCAAGAAAGAAGTCAAAAATAAAGATCTTTGGCAAGAGCTTGATAGTCTGACAAGTAAGCATAATGTAACATGGAGCTGGGTAAGAGGTCATAGTGGTAATGCTGGTAATGAAAAGGCAGATGAGTTAGCAAACAAAGCTATTGCTGAGCTAATGGGGAAATAA
- a CDS encoding class I SAM-dependent methyltransferase has product MIKKERIITRYLSQRWYKKALIITATESNYFHNINVLKLVVCSGYLKNQLPFGCVFDIEAWPFENKFFDLIILDESFVSCPKQMRALFNQLHFCLSDDGEVIVACVGGISLYGLLSRFLANGFISKKVRLINYTNNFIVNMIKKIVSKNYVVVFKKDNYFRVDPLNVSELVDKPLKAKVYSGGCAREIYGNFQKEK; this is encoded by the coding sequence ATGATAAAAAAAGAGCGTATTATAACCAGATATCTAAGTCAAAGATGGTATAAAAAGGCTCTTATTATCACAGCGACAGAGAGTAATTATTTTCATAATATAAATGTCCTAAAACTTGTTGTATGTTCAGGATATCTAAAGAATCAGTTACCATTTGGATGTGTTTTTGATATAGAGGCTTGGCCTTTTGAAAATAAATTTTTTGATCTTATCATCCTTGATGAAAGCTTTGTAAGTTGTCCAAAACAGATGAGGGCACTATTTAATCAATTACATTTTTGTTTGTCAGATGATGGTGAGGTTATAGTTGCTTGTGTTGGTGGTATTAGTCTATATGGTTTGTTATCACGTTTTTTGGCAAATGGCTTTATTAGTAAAAAAGTTAGATTAATAAACTATACTAACAATTTTATAGTAAATATGATCAAGAAAATAGTTAGTAAAAATTATGTTGTAGTCTTTAAGAAAGATAATTATTTTAGGGTTGACCCTTTGAATGTCAGCGAACTTGTTGATAAACCATTAAAGGCTAAAGTGTATAGTGGTGGTTGCGCTAGGGAAATATATGGAAATTTTCAAAAAGAAAAATAG